The Morganella morganii sequence ATACGAAACTGGCGCTGTTCATCGTCATTCAGACTTGCAAATACTTTTTCTGCATTGCGGGTGCGTCCTGTTGCCGCGCGGGACAGAAACTCTTCACCTTCCGGTGTCAGCTGGGTCACCAGTTCCCGTTTATCGGTCTCCGACTGATACTGGGAAACAAACTGGTGTTTTTTCAGCGCCCGTAATGATTTCGAGACATTCTGGCGCGAAATCCCGAGTTTCTGGCTTAAATCCGACGGGGTTAAATCCCCCTGAAGGCGCAACATTTCCATTACGTCATACTGTGCCCACGTCACCTTTTCAGGTGAGCAGATGGTCCGTTGCGCTACCAATGTGCACTGTAACAATGACAGTGTATTTTCCAGTTCCTTGAATGACATAACACCTCCCTTTTATCCTCCCCCTTAGTTTAGCCGAAAGGCAAAATCAGGAAAAGAAAGTTGATTAATAAAAGTTAATCAACTAAGCTTTTAGTTAACTAAAGTTAATTAAAAGGTGATGGTATGACAGACTTTCAACAGAAGATTATCCTGGTTACCGGAGCCTCAACAGGGGTGGGTGAAGGAATTGCCCGTGAATTACTGAAAAGAGGGGCTAAAGTTGCGATTACCGGGCGAAATCCGGAACATCTGCAAAAGGCAATAAATGAGTGGGATCCTACGGGAGATAGCGTGCTGGCAATTGAAGCAGATGTACGTAAACTGAGCGATTGTAAGCGGATGGTGAGCACAGTGTCAGATAAATTCGGTGCTTTACACGGGTTGGTAAACAATGCAGGGATCACCGGGCCGCATGGTGTGAAGATTGAGGATTATGATTTTGAGGCCTGGCAGGATGTGATGGCTACGGATGTGACCGGCACATTTCTCGGGATGAAATTCGCTATTCCTGCCATTATCAAAAGCGGCGGCGGGGCAGTGGTGAATTTATCAGCCTGTAACGGAGTCACCGGTATTGCGGGGATTGCACCTTATACCGCTGCCAAGCACGCAGTACTCGGGCTGACCCGCGCGGCGGCACTGGAATATGCAGAACAGGGCGTGCGGATTAATGCGGTCGGCCCCGGCTATGTGGCGACACCAAATATTCTGGCGTTACCGCAGGATGTACAGGCAATGATGGCGGAGAGTCACCCGATGAAACGGATGGCAACACGGGAAGAGGTGGCA is a genomic window containing:
- a CDS encoding MarR family transcriptional regulator, giving the protein MSFKELENTLSLLQCTLVAQRTICSPEKVTWAQYDVMEMLRLQGDLTPSDLSQKLGISRQNVSKSLRALKKHQFVSQYQSETDKRELVTQLTPEGEEFLSRAATGRTRNAEKVFASLNDDEQRQFRILSRKVIDALTRDQ
- a CDS encoding SDR family NAD(P)-dependent oxidoreductase; translation: MTDFQQKIILVTGASTGVGEGIARELLKRGAKVAITGRNPEHLQKAINEWDPTGDSVLAIEADVRKLSDCKRMVSTVSDKFGALHGLVNNAGITGPHGVKIEDYDFEAWQDVMATDVTGTFLGMKFAIPAIIKSGGGAVVNLSACNGVTGIAGIAPYTAAKHAVLGLTRAAALEYAEQGVRINAVGPGYVATPNILALPQDVQAMMAESHPMKRMATREEVAKMVAFLLSDDSRFCTGGFYPVDGGYTAQ